The segment TCCGGGCCAGGATTCGCAGTGCAACGCAACACCATGGTCAGTCCGATGGAAATCTCCATCGACATGTGCTTTTTTGAACAAACTGTTCCAGGCCCCGTCTTTCAAGGCGATCCGGCCGATGGAGAACCAATGCCCCTGCTTGTCGTCGAATCCGACCAGCTTTTTCGGGACAATCTGGTCCATCATCTCCGCCAGCGCGACTTTACGGTCTATACCGGTGAGAACCTGGACGACGTTTTGCGACTGCTCGGAGAACGAACATTTCGCGTCATTCTGCTCGGCTTGAGCGGAGTTGGCCGGAAAGGACTGGAAATGTTGCGCGCCATCCGCTCGGCCAGCCCGTTCACCAACGTTATCCTGATGACCACCCAGGATTGTTTGCAATACTCCATTGAAGGGATGAAGATGGGGGCCTTTGACGATATTCTGGCCCCCTGCGATATTGATTTGCTGTGTACCAAAATCAAGTTGGCAGAAACCAAACCGCAACCCATATCCCCCGATGATTCGAACACCTGCCGGGGAGGCAAACAGGAGGCTCTCTCGTGGATACGACATTGAAAATCAGCGAAGTCATGCGTCCCGTGGATCAATTTCCGCGGGTTTCCGATCAGTCCTATTTTTACGAAGTCATGCAGGCCCTGGAAAAGGCCAATGAGGAATTTCTGGCGGGCAAGATCAAGCAGCGCATCCTGCTGGTGGAGGACCAGAGCCGGACCGTCGTGGGCAAGATTTCGCCCAAGGACGTAGTCCGCGGGCTGGAGCCGCAATACGACAAGATCGACAGCTTCAAGGACGACATTCGCTACGGCCTGCCGCAGATCGTGGAAACCATGAAGCGGGACTACATGCTCTGGCAGGAGCCACTGAGCGATCTCTGTCGCAAGGCCGGAGAAATCAAGGCCGAGCGGATGATTGCCAAGCCGGGGCCGCTCCAGTCCGTGAAAATCACCGACCGCATGGACAGCGCCTTCCACCTCTTCGTCACCACGGGACACGACTCTCTTTTCGTTATGAAAGACGACAACATCGTCGGCCTGCTGCGCTTTTCCGACGTGTACACGGCCATCTGCAAAGTGGTGCAAGCCTGCGGCCTTAAGCCCTCCCAAGCGTAACCGGCAAGACCCTTCACCAATACAAAATCCCCGAAAACATTTAAGGAGGACGAGGCGTGAGCGCTGCACAAGCAACCCCATCCAAAATTGATTTCAAGAGACTGTTTTTTCTCTTTCTCGGCCTGTTCCTGTTTACAGTCGTCTACTATTCCCCGCCCTGGCCCGACGCCGTGGATCCCATGGGCAAATCCTTCATCCTCTCTCCGCAGGGCAAGGCCGCCTTGGCCCTGTTCCTGCTGGCCGGAACCTGGTGGGTCTTCGAGGTTCTGCCCATCGGCGTGACCGGCCTGACCATCGGCGTGGTCCAGGCCCTGTTCTTCATCCGCCCGGCCCATGACGCCTTCAAGGACTTCATGGACCCCTCGGTCCTGTTCATCTTCGGCTCCCTGATCATCGGCGCGGTGTTCACCAAGGTGGGCATCACCAAGCGGCTGGCTTACAAGATGCTGATTATCGTCGGCGAGCGCACGTCCATGATCTACCTGGGCTGTTTCGTGGTCACGGCCCTGCTGACCCACGTCATGGCCCACACCGCGGTGGCCGCCACCATGTACCCGCTGCTGCTGTCCATCTATGCCCTGTACGGCGAAGGCGACAAGCCCACCAAGTTCGGCAAGGGGCTGTTCATCGGCATGGCCTTCGTGGCCGGCGCGGGCAGCATTGTCACACTCCTCGGCGCGGCCCGGGGTATCGTGGCCCTGGGATTCTACGAGGAAATCACGGGAAAGAGCATCTCCTTTTTTGAATTGACCTTCTACATGTTTCCCATCGGCTGGTTGATGGTCTTCCT is part of the Desulfonatronum sp. SC1 genome and harbors:
- a CDS encoding response regulator; amino-acid sequence: MQRNTMVSPMEISIDMCFFEQTVPGPVFQGDPADGEPMPLLVVESDQLFRDNLVHHLRQRDFTVYTGENLDDVLRLLGERTFRVILLGLSGVGRKGLEMLRAIRSASPFTNVILMTTQDCLQYSIEGMKMGAFDDILAPCDIDLLCTKIKLAETKPQPISPDDSNTCRGGKQEALSWIRH
- a CDS encoding CBS domain-containing protein, yielding MDTTLKISEVMRPVDQFPRVSDQSYFYEVMQALEKANEEFLAGKIKQRILLVEDQSRTVVGKISPKDVVRGLEPQYDKIDSFKDDIRYGLPQIVETMKRDYMLWQEPLSDLCRKAGEIKAERMIAKPGPLQSVKITDRMDSAFHLFVTTGHDSLFVMKDDNIVGLLRFSDVYTAICKVVQACGLKPSQA
- a CDS encoding SLC13 family permease, translating into MSAAQATPSKIDFKRLFFLFLGLFLFTVVYYSPPWPDAVDPMGKSFILSPQGKAALALFLLAGTWWVFEVLPIGVTGLTIGVVQALFFIRPAHDAFKDFMDPSVLFIFGSLIIGAVFTKVGITKRLAYKMLIIVGERTSMIYLGCFVVTALLTHVMAHTAVAATMYPLLLSIYALYGEGDKPTKFGKGLFIGMAFVAGAGSIVTLLGAARGIVALGFYEEITGKSISFFELTFYMFPIGWLMVFLLWGFFMIFLKPEKAVIPGLRDKARQLSADMGPITRNEILASVIIFGVILFLSLQSFIPALAPFNKAAVLLVSTILFFVLRILDIKDLEDVPWNIILLFAGAMSMGFCLWQTGAAEWLAINWLSFFTEAHWFVFVMAIAFFVMLMTNFIMNVAAIAISIPVSLVVAPYLGVAPEVIVFACLVTAGMPFLLLVGAAPNAIAYNSKQFTSGEFFAYGIPASIMLMGLVGLAVLLIWPLLGMPILLD